AACGGTTTCACCGGCAATCATTTTTAATAAGGTTGATTTACCAGCACCGTTGCGACCAACTAAGGCGACGCGCGCATGGTCTTGAATATCTAATTGTACGTTATCGAACAAGACATCAGCGCCAAAACGCCGCATGACTTGTTGTACTTGTAGTAAAATCACGTTTTTTTAAACTCCTTTCGAGGTGGATTCGTCAAATAATTGTAGCATATTGTCGTTGTTAGCCCTAGTGAAAGGGAATAATAAGTAAATATTATTTCACAAAGTGGCCTGTTATGCTAGAATAGTGTCAGCAAATTCACAAACTTTTGATAAGGAGGGTCGTCAAATGGCAGAAACAAAAATTCCACGGGCAACGGCCAAGCGGTTACCGATATACTATCGGTATTTGAACATTTTATTAGATGCTGACAAGAAACGGGTTTCGTCAACGGAGCTGTCAGAAGCAGTTAAAGTTGATTCAGCTACGATTCGACGAGATTTTTCATATTTTGGGGCATTAGGCAAACGCGGGTATGGCTATGATGTTGAAAAGCTCTTGGCATTTTTTAAGAAAATTTTAAATCAAGATACGTTGACTAACGTGGCCTTGATTGGGGTCGGAAATTTGGGTCATGCGTTACTTAATTTTAATTTTCATAAAAATAGCAATGTCCGTATTTCAGCAGCTTTTGATGTTAACGAATCAATCGCTAATACGGTTCAAAGCGGCGTTCCCGTCTATCCAATGGCGGAATTAAAGAAACAATTAATTGAACAACAAATTGAGATTGCCATTTTAACGGTGCCAACTTCAGTCGTTCAAGACGTTACGGATGAACTAGTTGATGCTAACGTTAAAGGGATTATGAACTTTACGCCGTTACGCATTTCAGTGCCTGAGACTATTCGGGTTCAAAATGTTGATTTAACGAATGAATTGCAAACCTTAATTTATTTCATTGAACATTATGGGGAACAGCTTGGCGATAAATCAGCTGAATAATATTTAGTTAGCAAAAGACGCAACCAAAAAATGGTTGCGTCTTTTAGTCATTCTAAGTTAAAAATAAAGGTAAGACTGCGACAACATTCATCAAAATATGCGCAATCATTGAGGTTTGAATGCGACCGGTGTGCCGGTACAGCCAACAAAAGAGGAGTCCAATAAAGGCATATAAAATTAAGTGTCCATCCGCATGAGCAAAACTAAATAGTAAACTAGAAATAACAGCGGCACCGACTGTTCCAGTAACCGTCGTTAGGTTACCGAAGATAACTTTACGAAAGACGATTTCTTCCATAATTGGCGCCCCAACGAGCACTGCCAGTAAGAAGAAGGGATATTTCTGGCCAATGGTGAGTAACGTGTTGGTATTGGCCGAGGCCGTTGACTGGCCGAGCAGTTGTGTCAAGCGTAGAATAACGACTTGACCGGCAAGCACTAAGACGACTCCGATAAGCCCCCATAGAACCGTACTGACCCAATTCTTAGGCTGTTGTTCGACAGCATTAGGCGTTTTAGTTCGCCAGGCGAGCCATACTAAGATGATAGCGCCTAGTAAGTAATCCAAGGTTTGAATTAAGAAAATCCAAGATCCAAGCTGATGAAATCCTTGGGCTAATAAAGTGGGTAGGGCATAGATAATAAAATAGACGATTAAAACCGTCAGCGATTGGCGTCGATTAGCCATTAGCTCACGTCCTTTAACAATAAAATTTCGAGTCAGATTTGACTTAAGTAAGTTCATTATAATCGATTTGACTTTCTTTGACTAATTATTGACAAATAACTTGCATTCTTAAATTAAAATGATATAGTTATCTTTGTGATTAGCACTTGATGTTTGTGAGTGCTAAAAAAGAATAAATGGAGGGATTCACGTGTTAAAACCATTAGGTGATCGTGTCATCTTACAACAACAAGCAGAAGAAGAACAAACGATTGGTGGTATTGTTATTGCCAACAATGCTAAGGAAAAGCCACAAAGTGGTAAGGTTGTTGCTGTATCTGATGGCCGGATTTTAGATAACGGTTCAAAGGTTGCACCAAGCGTGAAAGTCGGCGATCAAGTATTGTTTGACAAGTACGCAGGTACTGAAGTTAAGTATGAAGGGTCAACTTATCTAGTCTTACACGAAAAAGATATTGTCGCGGTTGAAGACTAATCCATTTAACTGATAGTAATTAAAACAAAATTTATTTATGAGGTGAATACAAATAATGGCTAAAGAATTAAAATTCTCTGAAGACGCACGTTCAGCAATGCTCAAAGGTGTTGACCAATTAGCTAACACTGTTAAATCAACTTTAGG
This region of Lactobacillus sp. CBA3605 genomic DNA includes:
- a CDS encoding CPBP family intramembrane glutamic endopeptidase; translation: MANRRQSLTVLIVYFIIYALPTLLAQGFHQLGSWIFLIQTLDYLLGAIILVWLAWRTKTPNAVEQQPKNWVSTVLWGLIGVVLVLAGQVVILRLTQLLGQSTASANTNTLLTIGQKYPFFLLAVLVGAPIMEEIVFRKVIFGNLTTVTGTVGAAVISSLLFSFAHADGHLILYAFIGLLFCWLYRHTGRIQTSMIAHILMNVVAVLPLFLT
- the groES gene encoding co-chaperone GroES, which codes for MLKPLGDRVILQQQAEEEQTIGGIVIANNAKEKPQSGKVVAVSDGRILDNGSKVAPSVKVGDQVLFDKYAGTEVKYEGSTYLVLHEKDIVAVED
- a CDS encoding redox-sensing transcriptional repressor Rex, whose translation is MAETKIPRATAKRLPIYYRYLNILLDADKKRVSSTELSEAVKVDSATIRRDFSYFGALGKRGYGYDVEKLLAFFKKILNQDTLTNVALIGVGNLGHALLNFNFHKNSNVRISAAFDVNESIANTVQSGVPVYPMAELKKQLIEQQIEIAILTVPTSVVQDVTDELVDANVKGIMNFTPLRISVPETIRVQNVDLTNELQTLIYFIEHYGEQLGDKSAE